GCTGGAAGATCAGGGCGTGGCCTATCATTTTCACGACTACCGCGCCGACGGCCTGACCGAACAGCAGCTGCGCGGTTTCATCGCGCAACTGGGTTGGGAACCGCTGCTCAATACTCGCGGCACCACCTGGCGTAAACTGGATGAAGCGCAACGCAACGCCTGCGATAACGCTGACGCCGCCATCGCGCTGATGCTGGCGCAGCCGGCGATCATCAAACGCCCGCTGCTGGACGACGGCAACGGCCACGCCCTGCTCGGTTTCAACGCCGACGCTTACCAGCAATTTATCGCCGAGGTCGCCGTATGACTTGCCCGGTTATCGAACTGGCCCAGCAGCTGATTAAACGCCCTTCCCTCAGCCCGAGTGACGAGGGCTGTCAGCAGCTGATGATCGATCGCCTGCAGGCGATCGGTTTCACCGTCGAAGCGATGGACTTCGAAGATACCCAGAACTTTTGGGCCTGGCGCGGCGAAGGGCAAACCCTGGCGTTTGCCGGGCATACCGACGTAGTACCAACCGGAGATGAAAAACGCTGGGACAACCCGCCGTTTGAACCGACGATCCGCGACGGCATGCTGTATGGCCGTGGCGCGGCAGACATGAAAGGCTCGTTGGCCGCAATGGTGGTGGCCGCAGAACGCTTTGTCGCCGCCAACCCGAATCACCAGGGCCGCCTGGCTTTTTTGATCACCTCAGATGAAGAGGCCAGCGCCACCCACGGCACGGTTAAAGTGGTCGAAACGCTGATGGCGCGCAATGAGCGCCTGGATTACTGCCTGGTCGGCGAGCCGTCCAGCACCGAGCGCGTCGGCGACGTGGTGAAAAACGGCCGACGCGGCTCCATCACCGCCAACCTGCACATTCACGGCGTGCAGGGGCACGTCGCCTATCCGCACCTGGCGGACAACCCGGTGCACCGCGCCATGCCGGCGCTGAATGAACTGGTGGCGATCGAATGGGATCGCGGCAACGAGTTTTTCCCGCCGACCAGTATGCAGATCGCCAACGTGCAGGCCGGTACCGGTAGCAACAACGTGATCCCGGGCGATCTTTACGTGCAGTTCAACTTCCGCTTCAGCACCGAACTGACCGACTCGATGATCAAGCAGCGCGTGGAAGAGCTGCTGGAACGCCACCAGTTGAATTACAGCATCGAGTGGCGGTTGTCCGGTCAACCGTTCCTCACCTCGCGCGGCGCGCTGGTGGATGCGGTGGTCAACGCCGTCGAGCACTATTCTGAATTGACGCCGCAGCTGCTGACCACCGGCGGTACCTCCGACGGCCGCTTCATCGCGCAGATGGGCGCGCAGGTGGTGGAACTGGGGCCGGTCAACGCCACCATCCACAAGGTCAACGAATGTGTCAACGCCGCGGATCTGCAGCTGCTGAGCCGCATGTATCAACGCATCATGGAGCAATTGGTCGCATGATCAACGCAGAAATGCTCACCGGCCGCTCAACTGAACACCTGGCGCCGCTGAGCGGGAACCACCGGCTGCAACCGCAGGCGGCCAACGCCTTCCTGGCGATGCAGCAGGCGGCGCGTGAGGCGGGATTCGATCTCCAGCCCGCCAGTACCTTCCGCGATTTCGACCGGCAGTTGGCTATCTGGAATGGCAAATTCTGCGGCCAGCGGCCAGTATTAGATAAGGACAGCCGCCCGATCGACGTCGCGCCGCTGTCCGCCGCCGAGCGCTGCGAGGCGATCCTGCGCTGGTCGGCCCTGCCGGGCGCCAGCCGCCATCACTGGGGCAGCGATTTAGACGTGTACGACCCGTCGCTGCTGCCGGAAGGGCAAAAGCTGCAGCTGGAGCCGTGGGAATACGAAGAAGGCGGTTACTTTGCGCCGCTCAATCAGTGGCTGACGGCGCATATGGCCGAGTTCGGTTTCTATCGCCCCTTTACCGAAGACAGCGGTGGCGTGGCGGTAGAGCCGTGGCATCTGAGCTACCGGCCGCTGGCGCAAGAGGCCGAACATTTGCTGACCCCGGCGCTGCTGCTGGCGGCCTGGCAAGATAAGGAGGTCGCCGGTGCCGAATGGCTCGAACGCCATCTGCCATCGATTTTTTCGCGTTTTATACGCAGTGAAGGAAAGGAGTAGCTATGCAATGGTTAGCTGATTACTGGTGGATTATCCTGCTGGTTCTGGTGGGAATGGTCGTCAGCGGCATCAAGGAACTGCGCCGCGTCGACGTTAAAAGCTATCTGGCCAACAAGCCGGAGATACCGCCGCACCGCGACAACAACGCCCAGTGGGATGACGAAGACGACTGGCCGAAAAAGAAATGACATCAGGGCGCTCATCGGCGCCCTGAATTTTCAACGGAAGGCGATCAGCTCGCCGCGCTTGCCGGACAATGCCTCGTCCCAGTAGCGCTGCGGCACATAATAATGCAGCCTTTCCAACGCAGCGTTCATCATGCCCTGGTTGATCGCATGCCCGACGTTTTCCTCCACATCCAGCGTGAAATCGGCGCCGCCGGCCCGTAGCGCTTCTGCCGCCGCGTGCGCGTGTTGCACCGCGATCACCGCGTCCTCTTCCCCGTGGATCAAATGCACCACGCTGTCGCCGAAAGCCTGCTCAGGCAGTTGGGCGAAACGCCCGCTGAACGCGACCACGCGACCGGCCAGCCGGGATTCTGCTTTTAGCGCCTCAAGCGCCATGATCGCCCCCTGCGAGAACCCCACCAGCGCCGTGCCGGCATAGCCCACGCCGCTCAGCTGCTGCCAATGGCGCACCACGGCCACAAACTGCGGCATCACGTCTGCGATGCGGGCCGCGCGGTTCTCTTCGGTCACGTCCTGCACCGAAAACCACTGGCGCCCACCGCCGTTGCCGAACGCTGCGGGGCCACCGATGCTCACCACCTGCGCCTGAGGAAAGTCCTTGGCAAAGTAGCTGCCGATCTCCCCCATCGCTACCGGGTTATCGCCGACACCGTGAAACAGCAAGATCAGCTGCGCCGCCGGGGATGCCGGGCTTTGGACAACGAAATGCTCATGTTTCATCGATGACTCCTTAATAGTAACCCAACCTGGTACGGCGACAGTCGCCGCCTCACCGCTGACAGTGACTATACGCCGTTGAGAAATTGGGAAAATCGGGTTTTATTGAGCGAGTTATTCAATTTATTGCAATGACTGCTTATTGCAATGACTGCGCCCAGTCACGCCAGTAGCGGCAGTGCTGCGCATTCAGCTGTTCCAACGCCTGCGCCGTTTCGTGCCGCCACTGGCGCAGCAAGGCTCTCTGGCCGCTGACGCCCGCCTGCTCCACGCAGGCCGCAGGGGATTGCCGCCGCTGCAAATGACCACGCAGCGCGGGCAGCGGCAGATTGCTGGCCAGCAGCAAACGTTGCAATGCCCCCAGGCTGGCCTCAAGCGGCCGATGGGCGAAAGCGAACCCGGCCAGCTCGCGCCAATCCTCTTCACTCAGCGATGTGTCGCCGTCGTCGCCCGGGATCGCCAGCGCGAGCTCAATACGCTGCCGCAGCCAGGGCCAATCGCGCGCCAGATGCTTGTGTGCCGCGTGTCGCAGCGCCTCACCTTGTTCGCTCAAAGGCAAGATAGCCATCGCGGTATAACAGCCGCTGCTGGCCTCCGGCTTGCTGCCGATGCGCACCAGCTCGAAACCGCAGGATTGCCAAAAGCGCCACAGCGGCTCGGTATAGCCGAAACTGACCGACAGAAAATCCAGCCCCTGCGCCTGGCGGCGTTGCCGCTCGACCAGCTGACGTGCAATACCCTGCCGCCGCAACGCCGGCAGCGTCGCGATGCGGGTAATACGCCGTGACCGCAGCGTCGGCGCCCACCACTGGCCGCCATGCGCCGCCAACGACTGCGCCACCAGGTTGCCGCGCGGCCGGCGGCGGCCGGCCCACACATCGTGCGCCAACTCGGCGCTCAAACCGCCTTCGTCCACCAACCACACGGCGCCGACCACCTCCTGCCCGGCCTGCGCCAGCCCGAAGTGCATGCCGGGCGCATCCATCAGCCTGCGCAAATCCAGCGGCGAGGTGCGGTAATGCGCGCTGCTCAGCAGAGCATAGAAACGCGCCAGCCGCTGCGGTTCGGCGCACAGTTCACGCTGCTCCGCCTGGCTGTAATCGATCGCCTGGCCATCCGCCGGCCAGGCGGGCAGCTCGTTGAACAACAACGCATTGTCCGTTATCCGTTCCAACGCATCGCCCTGCGCCCAGCGCATTGGCTGTTGCAGACTCAATGCCTGATAGGACGGCAGCCCGGCGCAAAACTTCAGCAGAAAACCGCGGCCGGTGCCCTCATACCCCTGCACCGTGGTGGTCAGCAGCACACGTGGGAAGTAGCCGATCAGCTGCTGCAACAGCGGCGCGGGGATCGCCGCCGCTTCATCCACCAGCAGCCAACCCACGTTGCTGACGTCACCCTCCCGGCACTGCGCAAGCAAGGCATCGGGCGCCCAAAACTGCGCGCGCCCCCGCGCCCATTCCCCGGCCACCTCGGTGGCGGCGCGGCTCGGCCCGGTTATCCAACAGCTCAGCGGCGACTGCGCCACCAGCATACCGGCCAGCGTCGATTTGCCGCGGCCGCGGGCGGCGGTCAGTACCCACACGCCGGATTCGGCCTGCAGCAGCGCCGTCAGGATCGCCTGCTGTTCATCGGTCGGCCGGCCATCCGGCGGTTGCCAATCCTCACGCGCCGGCAGCGCGGCCAGCGTCAGGGGCTCATCCTGCCGCCAAATCGTCACTTCACGGTCGTCGGCCAGATGCCGCTGCAGATGGTGGATGAAATGCGGGGTGGTAATTGGCTGCGGGCAATCGCTCCAGCGCAGGCTGTCGCCGTCCGGCTGCTGAGGCCATTGCCGCCAGGGCGGCGTCAGCAACAGCAGCCAGCTACCGGCACGCAATGCGCCGCACAGCGCCGCCAATGCCTCCACGTCCAGCGACTGACCGGCGTCGAACACCGCGTGCAGCCGCTCCTGCCCCAGCAATTGGCGCACCGCGCCACTCGCCAACGCCGTCTGGCCGGGCGGCGGATTTTCCCCCACCCACGGCCAGTCGCCGGGCAACGTCGCCGCCAGCCGCTGCGCCTGTTCGCGGCACCAGTCGGGCTCACCGCTGAGCACCA
The sequence above is drawn from the Serratia sp. FDAARGOS_506 genome and encodes:
- a CDS encoding ArsC family reductase — translated: MANKPQQTTLTMYGIKNCDTIKKARRWLEDQGVAYHFHDYRADGLTEQQLRGFIAQLGWEPLLNTRGTTWRKLDEAQRNACDNADAAIALMLAQPAIIKRPLLDDGNGHALLGFNADAYQQFIAEVAV
- the dapE gene encoding succinyl-diaminopimelate desuccinylase, which codes for MTCPVIELAQQLIKRPSLSPSDEGCQQLMIDRLQAIGFTVEAMDFEDTQNFWAWRGEGQTLAFAGHTDVVPTGDEKRWDNPPFEPTIRDGMLYGRGAADMKGSLAAMVVAAERFVAANPNHQGRLAFLITSDEEASATHGTVKVVETLMARNERLDYCLVGEPSSTERVGDVVKNGRRGSITANLHIHGVQGHVAYPHLADNPVHRAMPALNELVAIEWDRGNEFFPPTSMQIANVQAGTGSNNVIPGDLYVQFNFRFSTELTDSMIKQRVEELLERHQLNYSIEWRLSGQPFLTSRGALVDAVVNAVEHYSELTPQLLTTGGTSDGRFIAQMGAQVVELGPVNATIHKVNECVNAADLQLLSRMYQRIMEQLVA
- a CDS encoding M15 family metallopeptidase, translating into MINAEMLTGRSTEHLAPLSGNHRLQPQAANAFLAMQQAAREAGFDLQPASTFRDFDRQLAIWNGKFCGQRPVLDKDSRPIDVAPLSAAERCEAILRWSALPGASRHHWGSDLDVYDPSLLPEGQKLQLEPWEYEEGGYFAPLNQWLTAHMAEFGFYRPFTEDSGGVAVEPWHLSYRPLAQEAEHLLTPALLLAAWQDKEVAGAEWLERHLPSIFSRFIRSEGKE
- a CDS encoding YpfN family protein; the protein is MQWLADYWWIILLVLVGMVVSGIKELRRVDVKSYLANKPEIPPHRDNNAQWDDEDDWPKKK
- the ypfH gene encoding esterase, giving the protein MKHEHFVVQSPASPAAQLILLFHGVGDNPVAMGEIGSYFAKDFPQAQVVSIGGPAAFGNGGGRQWFSVQDVTEENRAARIADVMPQFVAVVRHWQQLSGVGYAGTALVGFSQGAIMALEALKAESRLAGRVVAFSGRFAQLPEQAFGDSVVHLIHGEEDAVIAVQHAHAAAEALRAGGADFTLDVEENVGHAINQGMMNAALERLHYYVPQRYWDEALSGKRGELIAFR
- a CDS encoding tRNA(Met) cytidine acetyltransferase TmcA, whose protein sequence is MLQAAQQLMRRQGIRRLLVLSGEPDWCREQAQRLAATLPGDWPWVGENPPPGQTALASGAVRQLLGQERLHAVFDAGQSLDVEALAALCGALRAGSWLLLLTPPWRQWPQQPDGDSLRWSDCPQPITTPHFIHHLQRHLADDREVTIWRQDEPLTLAALPAREDWQPPDGRPTDEQQAILTALLQAESGVWVLTAARGRGKSTLAGMLVAQSPLSCWITGPSRAATEVAGEWARGRAQFWAPDALLAQCREGDVSNVGWLLVDEAAAIPAPLLQQLIGYFPRVLLTTTVQGYEGTGRGFLLKFCAGLPSYQALSLQQPMRWAQGDALERITDNALLFNELPAWPADGQAIDYSQAEQRELCAEPQRLARFYALLSSAHYRTSPLDLRRLMDAPGMHFGLAQAGQEVVGAVWLVDEGGLSAELAHDVWAGRRRPRGNLVAQSLAAHGGQWWAPTLRSRRITRIATLPALRRQGIARQLVERQRRQAQGLDFLSVSFGYTEPLWRFWQSCGFELVRIGSKPEASSGCYTAMAILPLSEQGEALRHAAHKHLARDWPWLRQRIELALAIPGDDGDTSLSEEDWRELAGFAFAHRPLEASLGALQRLLLASNLPLPALRGHLQRRQSPAACVEQAGVSGQRALLRQWRHETAQALEQLNAQHCRYWRDWAQSLQ